A DNA window from Candidatus Tectomicrobia bacterium contains the following coding sequences:
- the mltG gene encoding endolytic transglycosylase MltG translates to MSDAPAPGPPETAPPPAWRRRAPVLVLALLAVSAPAAYLRRDFDRPLDPARQGLLLVRVHPGKGVRQISGELGAQGLLRHPLAFQLQARLRGGARGLRAGHYEFSPSMTPRAIYRALIEGRVAQRTVTIPEGYSLREIAEAAERAGLGPREAFLEIARDPAVVARAEAGGGSLEGYLFPDTYRFPLGTPPRDILLAMAQNLNRKLGPGHRERVERLGLSLHQVLTLASIVEKETPLASERPLVAAVFWNRLKKKMPLQSDPTVLYALPRLDRPLLRRDLGYGSPYNTYVRRGLPPGPIASPGLASIEAALHPADVDYLYFVATRTGGHAFSRTYQEHLAAIARHQARPKETVDPTLP, encoded by the coding sequence ATGAGCGACGCGCCCGCGCCCGGCCCTCCCGAGACGGCTCCTCCTCCCGCTTGGCGGCGCCGGGCGCCCGTCCTCGTCCTCGCGCTCCTGGCGGTCTCCGCCCCGGCCGCCTATCTCCGGCGCGACTTCGATCGCCCCCTCGACCCCGCAAGGCAGGGCCTCCTCCTCGTCCGGGTGCACCCCGGAAAGGGCGTGCGCCAGATATCCGGAGAGCTGGGCGCGCAGGGGCTCCTCCGCCACCCGCTGGCCTTCCAGCTCCAGGCCCGCCTCCGGGGCGGCGCCCGCGGCCTCCGGGCCGGCCACTACGAGTTCAGCCCCTCGATGACGCCGCGCGCCATCTACCGCGCCCTGATCGAGGGCCGGGTGGCCCAGCGGACCGTGACCATCCCCGAGGGGTACAGCCTCCGCGAGATCGCTGAGGCGGCCGAGCGCGCCGGCCTGGGCCCCCGGGAGGCCTTCCTCGAGATCGCCCGCGACCCCGCCGTGGTCGCGCGGGCGGAGGCCGGGGGAGGCTCCCTCGAGGGCTACCTCTTCCCGGACACCTACCGGTTCCCTCTCGGCACGCCGCCCCGCGACATCCTCCTCGCCATGGCGCAGAACCTGAACCGCAAGCTCGGCCCGGGGCACCGGGAGCGCGTGGAGCGGCTGGGGCTCAGCCTCCATCAGGTACTCACGCTGGCCTCCATCGTCGAGAAGGAAACCCCCCTGGCCTCCGAGCGGCCCCTGGTGGCAGCCGTCTTCTGGAACCGCCTCAAGAAGAAGATGCCGCTCCAGAGCGACCCGACCGTCCTCTATGCCCTGCCCCGGCTGGACCGGCCCCTCCTCCGGCGGGACCTCGGGTACGGCTCCCCCTACAACACCTACGTCCGCCGGGGCCTCCCCCCCGGCCCCATCGCCAGCCCCGGCCTCGCCTCCATCGAGGCGGCCCTCCACCCGGCCGACGTGGACTACCTCTACTTCGTGGCCACCCGGACGGGCGGGCACGCCTTCTCGCGGACGTATCAGGAGCACCTGGCGGCCATCGCCCGCCACCAGGCGAGACCAAAGGAAACGGTTGACCCCACTCTCCCCTAA
- the ruvX gene encoding Holliday junction resolvase RuvX, which produces MSQGRILGVDYGERRVGLALSDPLGLTAQPLAQVERRDDAGLAGAIGLLLEPHEVERVVVGVPLGLSGADSAQTKRTRRFIALLRRSLPVPVQGWDERLSTAHADQALAEMQVKPSRRAERRDMMAAQLILQGYLDRRRAAASRP; this is translated from the coding sequence ATGAGCCAGGGCCGCATCCTCGGGGTGGACTACGGCGAGAGGCGGGTGGGGCTCGCCCTGAGCGACCCGCTCGGCCTCACCGCCCAACCACTCGCCCAGGTCGAGCGCCGGGACGACGCCGGGCTGGCCGGGGCGATCGGGCTCCTCCTGGAGCCTCACGAGGTGGAGCGCGTCGTGGTGGGCGTCCCGCTCGGCCTCTCGGGCGCGGACTCCGCCCAGACGAAGCGGACCCGCCGCTTCATCGCCCTGCTGCGCCGCAGCCTCCCTGTGCCCGTCCAGGGGTGGGACGAGCGCCTGAGCACCGCGCACGCCGACCAGGCCCTGGCCGAAATGCAGGTGAAGCCCAGCCGCAGGGCCGAACGGCGCGACATGATGGCCGCCCAGCTCATCCTCCAGGGCTACCTGGACCGCCGCCGCGCCGCCGCCTCCCGGCCATGA
- a CDS encoding TolC family protein yields the protein MNPRELLQLSVAGFAMLLLTAGTGRAAEAPVQRMIFDRPQIPVPLPAVKGPRVGLTIQEAVSLALARNFDITIEAHNPRIRETEVTQQEAVFDPALFAEGTTTRSELDSNSRFFAGGQNSLSTQNVSAGLAKKFITGADVSLTFETIRTTSNSGNVLFAPSHEPTTTLSITQPLLKNFGIDVNEANIRLAGVTRGQSLQSYRGRILEVVDQVQQSYYDLVFAMANLEFRRKAVDLARDLLRRNRIQVEVGTLAPIEITEAEATVASREVDLIAAERDVQEKEDALKKLLNITSDLPSWSIQLVPSEKVAYAPVRLDEMALALDALRKRSDLENSRAEIEKRKIELARARQNLLPQFDAIASAGNQGLKGTFGDAIDRMSGNKGYSLTGGLSFRYPLGNRDAEANLEKSRLQLSQAGASFDQLEQTILEEVRRSVRRVRSDEKRVEATQVARRLAEERLAATEKKFSVGLSTSRDILEDQERLANALTEETRAVVDYNKSLATLNRTTHATLERFRITLDNPSRQEFKPSK from the coding sequence ATGAATCCGCGCGAACTGCTGCAATTGTCGGTTGCCGGCTTCGCCATGCTGCTCCTCACAGCCGGGACGGGGAGGGCCGCCGAGGCCCCCGTGCAGAGAATGATCTTCGACCGCCCCCAGATCCCCGTCCCTCTCCCCGCGGTCAAGGGCCCCCGGGTGGGTTTGACCATCCAGGAAGCGGTCAGCCTGGCCCTGGCGCGGAACTTCGATATCACCATCGAGGCCCACAACCCGCGCATCCGGGAGACCGAGGTGACCCAGCAGGAGGCGGTGTTCGACCCCGCCCTCTTCGCCGAGGGCACCACCACCCGATCCGAGCTGGACAGCAACAGCCGTTTCTTCGCCGGGGGCCAAAACAGCCTCAGCACCCAGAACGTGTCGGCGGGCCTGGCAAAGAAGTTCATCACCGGGGCGGATGTCTCCCTCACCTTCGAGACGATCCGCACCACCTCCAACTCCGGGAACGTCCTCTTCGCCCCCAGCCATGAACCCACGACGACCCTGAGCATCACCCAGCCGCTGCTCAAGAACTTCGGGATTGACGTGAACGAGGCCAACATCCGGCTGGCCGGGGTGACCCGCGGCCAGTCGCTTCAGAGCTACCGCGGGCGGATCCTCGAGGTGGTGGATCAGGTGCAGCAGTCCTACTACGACCTGGTGTTCGCCATGGCGAACCTGGAGTTCCGCCGCAAGGCCGTGGACCTCGCGAGGGACCTCCTCCGCCGCAACCGCATCCAGGTGGAGGTGGGCACCCTCGCCCCCATCGAGATCACCGAGGCCGAGGCCACCGTGGCCTCCCGGGAGGTGGACCTCATCGCCGCCGAGCGCGACGTGCAGGAGAAGGAGGACGCCCTCAAGAAGCTCCTCAACATCACCTCCGACCTCCCCTCCTGGTCCATCCAGCTCGTCCCCTCCGAGAAGGTAGCCTACGCCCCCGTGCGGCTGGACGAGATGGCGCTCGCCCTGGACGCCCTGCGGAAGCGCTCCGACCTCGAGAACTCCCGCGCCGAGATCGAGAAACGCAAGATCGAGCTCGCCCGCGCCCGGCAGAACCTGCTCCCCCAGTTCGATGCCATCGCCAGCGCCGGCAACCAGGGATTGAAGGGCACCTTCGGCGACGCCATCGACCGCATGTCGGGCAACAAGGGCTACTCCCTCACGGGCGGCCTCTCCTTCCGCTACCCCCTCGGCAACCGGGACGCCGAGGCCAACCTGGAGAAGAGCCGCCTCCAGCTCTCCCAGGCCGGGGCCTCCTTCGACCAGCTGGAGCAGACCATCCTGGAGGAGGTGCGCCGGTCGGTCCGCCGCGTGCGCTCGGACGAGAAGCGCGTCGAGGCAACCCAGGTCGCCCGCCGGCTCGCCGAGGAGCGCCTGGCCGCGACCGAGAAGAAATTCAGCGTCGGGCTCTCGACCAGCCGCGACATCCTGGAGGACCAGGAGCGGCTGGCCAACGCCCTCACCGAGGAGACGCGCGCGGTGGTGGACTACAACAAGAGCCTCGCCACGCTGAACCGGACGACGCACGCCACCCTCGAGCGCTTCCGCATCACGCTCGACAACCCCTCCCGGCAAGAGTTCAAGCCCTCGAAATGA
- a CDS encoding bifunctional riboflavin kinase/FAD synthetase yields MDVFRSVSSYPAGEARTVLTIGNFDGVHLAHREICRIIRAEAARRGARSAVLTFEPHPLSVVAPERRPALMTSLDEKLARLEAQEVDAVVVHPFTPEMARTPAEEFIRRLLHEGLRAERVVVGFNFRFGRGRAGDVDLLRAEGKKLGFETQTLEPFMFEGRRVSSTGIRRLLAAGEVEEAARLLGQPHLIAGPVIPGEGRGRMIGIPTANLAPPPVLVPADGVYACWARLGSRGARRLPAVTNIGNRPTFEGARRSIETHLLEGGDDLYGAELRLEFVCRLREERKFPGPEALVAQIRKDIEEGRRRLEGMH; encoded by the coding sequence TTGGATGTCTTCCGGAGCGTCTCATCCTACCCGGCGGGCGAGGCGCGGACCGTCCTCACCATCGGCAACTTCGATGGAGTCCACCTGGCCCACCGGGAGATCTGCCGCATCATCCGGGCCGAGGCCGCGCGCCGGGGGGCGCGGAGCGCCGTCCTCACCTTCGAGCCCCACCCCCTGAGCGTGGTGGCGCCGGAGCGCCGCCCCGCGCTGATGACCTCCCTCGACGAGAAGCTGGCCCGCCTGGAGGCCCAGGAGGTGGACGCCGTGGTGGTCCATCCTTTCACGCCCGAGATGGCCCGGACGCCGGCCGAGGAGTTCATCCGCCGCCTGCTGCACGAGGGCCTCCGGGCCGAGCGGGTGGTGGTGGGCTTCAACTTCCGCTTCGGCAGGGGCCGGGCGGGGGACGTCGATTTGCTCCGCGCCGAGGGGAAGAAGCTGGGCTTCGAGACCCAGACGCTCGAGCCCTTCATGTTCGAGGGGCGCCGGGTGAGCAGCACCGGGATCCGCCGCCTGCTGGCCGCGGGCGAGGTCGAGGAGGCGGCCAGGCTCCTCGGGCAGCCCCACCTGATCGCCGGCCCCGTCATCCCGGGCGAGGGGCGGGGGCGGATGATCGGGATCCCGACCGCCAACCTGGCTCCCCCTCCCGTCCTCGTACCCGCCGACGGCGTCTACGCCTGCTGGGCCCGGCTCGGGAGCCGCGGCGCCCGCCGCCTGCCCGCGGTGACCAACATCGGGAACCGGCCCACCTTCGAGGGCGCCCGCCGCTCCATCGAGACCCACCTCCTCGAGGGCGGGGACGACCTCTACGGCGCGGAGCTCCGGCTCGAGTTCGTCTGCCGCCTCCGGGAGGAGCGCAAGTTCCCGGGCCCCGAGGCCCTCGTCGCCCAGATAAGGAAAGACATCGAGGAGGGCAGGCGGAGGCTGGAGGGAATGCACTAG
- a CDS encoding LysE family transporter, whose translation MDWLAFLGVVAGVSLTGVMSPGPLSALILARGRQSPWAGLWANAGHALAEAPLILLLWGGLQPLLEASGARRGVSLLGGLFLLWMGAGMIRARPAGPAEQAANSGQRATLIAGAAMTAFNPYWLLWWLTVGTALIARARALGGAGALAAMIALHLVCDFAWGAFLSGMAHRGGGALGPGGWRWIEWGCGAAVLGFGGFFLWEGMRGGM comes from the coding sequence GTGGACTGGCTCGCCTTCCTGGGGGTGGTGGCCGGGGTGTCCCTGACCGGGGTGATGTCCCCCGGCCCCCTGAGCGCCCTCATCCTCGCCCGGGGCCGCCAAAGCCCCTGGGCGGGCCTCTGGGCCAACGCGGGCCACGCGCTCGCGGAGGCGCCCCTCATCCTCCTGCTCTGGGGGGGCCTCCAGCCCCTCCTTGAAGCCTCCGGCGCGCGCCGGGGAGTCTCGCTCCTGGGAGGGCTCTTCCTCCTCTGGATGGGCGCGGGGATGATCCGCGCCCGGCCCGCCGGGCCCGCCGAGCAGGCGGCGAATTCCGGCCAGCGCGCCACCCTCATCGCCGGGGCCGCCATGACGGCCTTCAACCCCTACTGGCTGCTGTGGTGGCTGACGGTGGGGACGGCCCTCATCGCGCGCGCCCGGGCCCTCGGCGGGGCGGGGGCGCTGGCCGCGATGATCGCCCTCCACCTCGTGTGCGACTTCGCCTGGGGGGCCTTCCTCTCCGGGATGGCCCACCGGGGCGGAGGGGCCCTGGGCCCCGGAGGCTGGCGCTGGATCGAGTGGGGCTGCGGGGCGGCCGTCCTCGGCTTCGGGGGGTTTTTTCTCTGGGAAGGGATGCGGGGAGGGATGTAG
- a CDS encoding glutaredoxin family protein yields MNPQSPVLTLYTRRQCHLCEEAKEALRAEFPNLPIEEIDVDTDPALAARHGEEVPVAFLGEAKAFKYRLDAARLRRLLAQAGG; encoded by the coding sequence ATGAACCCGCAAAGCCCCGTCCTCACCCTCTACACCCGGCGGCAGTGCCACCTCTGCGAGGAGGCCAAGGAGGCCCTCCGGGCCGAGTTCCCGAATCTTCCGATTGAAGAAATCGACGTGGACACGGATCCCGCCCTCGCCGCCCGCCACGGGGAGGAGGTGCCCGTCGCCTTCCTGGGCGAGGCCAAGGCCTTCAAGTACCGCCTCGACGCGGCGCGCCTGCGCCGCCTCCTCGCCCAGGCCGGCGGCTGA
- a CDS encoding insulinase family protein: MKVVQGRLSNGIRVVTTERPDTRAVAFHIYFGCGGRHERDEVVGVSHALEHMVFKGTPTRTTLDIAREMEGNGASINANTAAERTCYHFTSPAESFPKVLEVYADAVNNCLLDLEEWHRERKVILEELKMYEDMPRLWVSDMLETHIFNLQMGVIGSRETIGAIEPEHMRDLIERWYSPGNTVVSVAGGVTHDQVMELSERHFGGRKGSAAACMWPPVPSKSQKRIVEQARQTDQVNLAIGFRTFGLDHPDGPALRVACNILGGKMSSRLFTEVREKRGLAYSVGASPHRYTDAGFVELKAGVALEKAREATQVILAEAAKLKDEPVGDQELGEAKRHLRGNLQIHESSEYFAGRSGSNLLLRGKLYPVEEELADIGSVTSADIARVARDVFRPEKLTLAVIAEKPLGAELEPALQV, from the coding sequence ATGAAGGTGGTCCAGGGCAGGCTCTCGAACGGCATCCGGGTGGTCACGACCGAGCGGCCCGACACCCGGGCCGTGGCCTTCCACATCTACTTCGGCTGCGGCGGGCGCCACGAGCGCGACGAGGTGGTGGGCGTCTCCCACGCCCTCGAGCACATGGTCTTCAAGGGCACCCCCACCCGCACCACCCTCGACATCGCCCGCGAGATGGAGGGCAACGGCGCCTCCATCAACGCGAACACCGCGGCCGAGCGCACCTGCTACCACTTCACCTCCCCGGCCGAGTCCTTCCCCAAGGTCCTCGAGGTGTACGCCGACGCCGTGAACAACTGCCTCCTCGACCTCGAGGAGTGGCACCGCGAGCGCAAGGTGATCCTCGAGGAGCTCAAGATGTACGAGGACATGCCGCGCCTGTGGGTCTCGGACATGCTCGAGACCCACATCTTCAACCTCCAGATGGGCGTCATCGGCAGCCGCGAGACCATCGGCGCCATCGAGCCCGAGCACATGCGCGACCTCATCGAGCGCTGGTACAGCCCCGGGAACACCGTCGTCTCGGTGGCGGGGGGCGTCACCCACGATCAGGTGATGGAGCTCTCCGAGCGCCACTTCGGCGGTCGCAAGGGGAGCGCCGCGGCCTGCATGTGGCCCCCCGTCCCCTCCAAAAGCCAAAAGCGCATCGTGGAGCAGGCGCGCCAGACCGACCAGGTGAACCTCGCCATCGGCTTCCGCACCTTCGGCCTCGACCACCCCGACGGCCCCGCGCTGCGCGTGGCCTGCAACATCCTCGGCGGCAAGATGAGCAGCCGCCTCTTCACCGAGGTGCGCGAGAAGCGCGGCCTGGCCTACAGCGTGGGCGCCAGCCCCCACCGCTACACCGACGCGGGCTTCGTCGAGCTGAAGGCGGGCGTCGCCCTGGAGAAGGCGCGCGAGGCCACCCAGGTCATCCTCGCCGAGGCCGCGAAGCTCAAGGACGAGCCCGTGGGGGATCAGGAGCTCGGCGAGGCCAAGCGCCACCTGCGGGGCAACCTCCAGATCCACGAGAGCTCCGAGTACTTCGCCGGGAGGAGCGGCTCGAACCTCCTCCTGCGCGGCAAGCTCTACCCGGTCGAGGAGGAGCTGGCCGACATCGGCTCGGTGACCTCCGCCGACATCGCCCGCGTCGCCCGGGACGTCTTCCGCCCCGAGAAGCTCACCCTCGCCGTCATCGCCGAGAAGCCCCTCGGCGCCGAGCTCGAGCCCGCCCTCCAGGTGTAG
- a CDS encoding type II toxin-antitoxin system RelE/ParE family toxin: MLGTVPKPLEWVGSSKKDLKAFPGAAQDHIGFALYQAQIGLKHRDTKPLKGFGPGVLEVVTDAGSDTYRTVYTLRFREAVYVLHAFQKKSKRGIATPQTDIELVRRRLRLAERHYRSAYGKEGSGK, translated from the coding sequence ATGCTTGGCACAGTGCCGAAGCCCCTGGAATGGGTCGGGTCGAGCAAGAAGGATTTGAAGGCATTTCCGGGCGCCGCCCAGGATCATATCGGCTTCGCCCTGTATCAGGCCCAAATCGGCCTGAAACACCGGGACACGAAGCCATTGAAGGGGTTTGGCCCGGGGGTGCTGGAGGTGGTGACGGATGCCGGCTCGGATACCTACCGCACGGTGTATACCCTTCGGTTCCGGGAGGCGGTGTATGTGTTGCACGCTTTCCAGAAGAAGTCGAAGCGGGGGATTGCCACGCCGCAAACCGATATCGAACTGGTGAGGCGCAGGCTGAGGCTGGCGGAGCGGCATTACCGGTCGGCCTACGGAAAGGAAGGATCGGGCAAATGA
- a CDS encoding XRE family transcriptional regulator, with protein MSARRNAKVERGSGNVFADLGRPDAEAHLLKAELVAQIDQIIRQRRMTQARAAKLLGISQPDVSRLLRGHFRSYSMDRLLRFLTVLGRDVEILIRRRPRARRQGKVTIEAA; from the coding sequence ATGAGCGCGAGACGAAACGCCAAGGTGGAGCGCGGCTCCGGGAACGTTTTCGCCGATCTCGGGCGGCCGGACGCCGAGGCCCATCTGCTGAAGGCGGAGCTGGTCGCCCAAATCGACCAGATCATCCGCCAGCGCCGCATGACCCAGGCGCGGGCGGCGAAACTCTTGGGAATCTCCCAGCCCGACGTGTCGCGCCTGTTGAGGGGCCACTTCCGCAGCTATTCGATGGACCGCTTGCTGCGCTTTCTGACCGTCCTGGGGAGGGATGTCGAAATCCTGATCCGCAGAAGGCCCCGCGCCCGCCGCCAGGGCAAGGTGACCATCGAGGCGGCCTGA
- a CDS encoding esterase-like activity of phytase family protein, giving the protein MSRLRLGLAAAALALAAALPAQAAGTITIYKSQDPGLELKTYAWEGGKSLRFTHGVGSAAFRHPQDPPNEFHGLGDRGPNFACGEVKAVTGLEMEKLCKGRDVRIYPVPDYRPSIYRILLREDGTFSLAGVIPLKDRDGRPLTGLPNPLTAAAAENAVDGRGNPLPPDPGAVDAEGLVRLRDGTFWIGEENAPSILHAGPDGRVLKRIVPAGSERDFAGANYPVEGGLPAILARRQGNRGIESMALSPDERFLYFMLQSPLANPDARAFARSRNTRILKFDLRAGKVVGQYVYRLDDPRTFRKDPSESPAVIRVSEAHALGPDRLLVLERTDKTTKLHEADLRGATDILGSKWDDPAARPTLEQSDDLAAAGVIPVRKTLRWDSADHPEAPGKIEGMAFLGDGSLLLINDNDFGIAGEETLVLVLRGHGIRRE; this is encoded by the coding sequence ATGAGCCGACTCCGATTAGGCCTCGCCGCGGCGGCCCTCGCCCTCGCCGCCGCCCTCCCCGCCCAGGCCGCCGGGACGATCACCATCTACAAGAGCCAGGATCCCGGGCTGGAGCTCAAGACCTACGCCTGGGAGGGCGGGAAGAGCCTCCGTTTCACCCACGGGGTGGGCAGCGCCGCCTTCCGCCACCCCCAGGACCCGCCCAACGAGTTCCACGGCCTGGGCGACCGCGGCCCCAACTTCGCCTGCGGCGAGGTGAAAGCGGTCACCGGCCTGGAAATGGAGAAGCTCTGCAAGGGCCGGGACGTCCGCATCTACCCGGTGCCGGACTACCGCCCCTCCATCTACCGCATCCTCCTGCGGGAGGACGGCACCTTCTCCCTGGCCGGCGTCATCCCCCTCAAGGACCGGGACGGCCGCCCCCTCACCGGGCTCCCGAACCCCTTGACCGCGGCGGCGGCCGAGAACGCCGTGGACGGCCGGGGGAACCCCCTGCCCCCCGATCCGGGCGCCGTGGACGCCGAGGGCCTCGTCAGGCTCCGGGACGGCACCTTCTGGATCGGGGAGGAGAACGCCCCGAGCATCCTGCACGCCGGCCCGGACGGCCGGGTCCTCAAGCGCATCGTCCCGGCCGGGAGCGAGCGGGACTTCGCCGGGGCCAACTACCCCGTCGAGGGGGGGCTCCCGGCCATCCTCGCGCGGCGGCAGGGCAACCGGGGCATCGAATCCATGGCCCTCTCCCCGGACGAGCGCTTCCTCTACTTCATGCTCCAGAGCCCCCTCGCCAACCCCGACGCCCGGGCCTTCGCCCGATCCAGGAACACCCGCATCCTCAAGTTCGACCTCCGGGCCGGGAAGGTCGTTGGCCAGTACGTCTACCGGCTCGACGACCCGCGGACCTTCCGCAAGGACCCCTCCGAGAGCCCGGCCGTCATCCGCGTCAGCGAGGCCCACGCCCTGGGCCCGGACCGCCTCCTCGTCCTCGAGCGCACCGACAAGACCACCAAGCTCCACGAGGCGGACCTGCGCGGCGCCACGGACATCCTGGGCTCCAAGTGGGACGACCCCGCGGCGCGGCCCACCCTCGAGCAGTCGGACGACCTCGCGGCGGCTGGCGTCATCCCCGTCCGCAAGACCCTGCGCTGGGACTCCGCCGATCACCCCGAGGCCCCCGGCAAGATCGAGGGCATGGCCTTCCTCGGGGACGGCTCCCTTCTGCTCATCAACGACAACGACTTCGGCATCGCCGGCGAGGAGACCCTCGTCCTCGTCCTCCGCGGGCACGGGATTAGAAGGGAGTAG
- a CDS encoding Bax inhibitor-1/YccA family protein produces MRSQQFAQATGQRVLAADAAAFMQRVYGWMTAGLVVTGLTAWYIAGSPAAIRLIFGNPLGFLVVFLVQIGLVLAIRPVMRSQGAGAGSLLFLLYSASLGVTVSTLLLRFTGESVAQAFFVTAGAFGGLTLFAFATKRDLSAVGSFCMVGVIGLVIASVVNIFLQSPGVHFAISAIGVLIFAGLTAWDTQKMKDYAMSQDTDSETGRRAAVMAALELYLDFVLMFIYLTQLLGSSRD; encoded by the coding sequence ATGCGCTCGCAGCAATTCGCCCAGGCCACCGGCCAGCGGGTGCTCGCCGCCGACGCCGCGGCCTTCATGCAACGCGTCTACGGCTGGATGACGGCCGGCCTCGTCGTCACGGGCCTGACCGCCTGGTACATCGCCGGGAGCCCCGCCGCCATCCGCTTGATCTTCGGCAATCCGCTCGGGTTCCTCGTCGTCTTCCTGGTCCAGATCGGCCTCGTCCTCGCCATCCGGCCCGTCATGCGGAGCCAGGGAGCGGGCGCGGGGAGCCTCCTCTTCCTGCTCTACAGCGCCTCGCTGGGCGTGACCGTCTCGACCCTCCTCCTGCGCTTCACCGGGGAGTCGGTGGCCCAGGCGTTCTTCGTCACGGCGGGCGCCTTCGGCGGCCTCACCCTGTTCGCCTTCGCCACCAAGCGCGACCTCTCGGCCGTCGGCAGCTTCTGCATGGTCGGGGTGATCGGGCTCGTCATCGCCTCGGTGGTCAACATCTTCCTCCAGAGCCCGGGGGTGCACTTCGCCATCAGCGCCATCGGCGTTCTCATCTTCGCGGGCCTGACCGCCTGGGACACCCAGAAGATGAAGGACTACGCCATGTCGCAGGACACGGACAGCGAGACCGGCCGCCGCGCCGCCGTCATGGCCGCGCTCGAGCTCTACCTCGACTTCGTGCTGATGTTCATCTACCTCACCCAGCTCCTCGGGAGCTCGCGCGACTAG
- a CDS encoding LLM class flavin-dependent oxidoreductase, with the protein MAKPKVIIQLYPMLPAKDRADRERKRPLARDGELYHKVLHDWLDIVKAADAMGVWGVSTIEHHLHSEGYEVGPNPGVLNAWWAGHVKQARIGALGYVMAAQDPIRVAEETAILDHITKGRFFCGVARGYQSRWTNILGQFTDSVATVSSDLGGKDDTRNRDIFEERVAMLLKCWTEDAVEVKGDYYQIPYPHETGVKVYPAWRSARDAGAPGEIGPDGSVRKISVVPKPYQSPHPPIFQAVSASADSIKFAAKNGFRPVYFTKLEKMEEFSHLYVKEGNKAGHPFQLGERQCVCRWIHVAETEKEYAEKLRRWDLDIYQNFYVPFFPQFPNDTAGLDWIQNIKDSGIFLGGTLEQLTEDWVRTYEKVPSEFITLIWHYAQCPKEEVIRELEVFMTQVLPHLSAPEPCGVTVGGVA; encoded by the coding sequence ATGGCCAAGCCGAAGGTGATCATCCAGCTCTACCCCATGCTGCCCGCGAAGGACCGCGCCGACCGCGAGAGGAAGCGCCCCCTGGCGCGGGACGGCGAGCTCTACCACAAGGTGCTGCACGACTGGCTCGACATCGTGAAGGCGGCGGACGCGATGGGCGTCTGGGGCGTCAGCACCATCGAGCACCACCTCCACTCGGAGGGCTACGAGGTGGGGCCCAACCCCGGCGTGCTGAACGCCTGGTGGGCCGGCCACGTGAAGCAGGCCCGCATCGGGGCGCTCGGCTACGTGATGGCGGCGCAGGACCCCATCCGGGTGGCCGAGGAGACCGCCATCCTCGACCACATCACCAAGGGCCGGTTCTTCTGCGGGGTGGCGCGGGGGTACCAGTCGCGCTGGACGAACATCCTGGGCCAGTTCACCGACTCGGTCGCCACCGTCTCCTCCGACCTCGGCGGCAAGGACGACACGCGCAACCGCGACATCTTCGAGGAGCGCGTGGCCATGCTCCTCAAGTGCTGGACCGAGGACGCGGTGGAAGTGAAAGGGGACTACTACCAGATCCCCTATCCCCACGAGACGGGGGTGAAGGTCTACCCCGCCTGGCGGAGCGCCCGGGACGCGGGCGCCCCGGGCGAGATCGGCCCGGACGGCTCGGTGCGGAAGATCAGCGTGGTGCCCAAGCCCTACCAGTCGCCCCATCCCCCCATCTTCCAGGCGGTGAGCGCGAGCGCCGACTCCATCAAGTTCGCCGCCAAGAACGGCTTCCGGCCCGTCTACTTCACCAAGCTCGAGAAGATGGAGGAGTTCTCCCACCTCTACGTGAAGGAGGGCAACAAGGCCGGCCACCCCTTCCAGCTCGGCGAGCGCCAGTGCGTCTGCCGCTGGATTCACGTGGCCGAGACGGAGAAGGAGTACGCCGAGAAGCTCCGCCGCTGGGACCTCGACATCTACCAGAACTTCTACGTCCCCTTCTTCCCCCAGTTCCCGAACGACACCGCCGGCCTCGACTGGATCCAGAACATCAAGGACAGCGGCATCTTCCTCGGCGGCACCCTGGAGCAGCTCACCGAGGACTGGGTGCGGACCTACGAGAAGGTGCCCTCCGAGTTCATCACCCTCATCTGGCACTACGCCCAGTGCCCGAAGGAGGAGGTGATTCGCGAGCTCGAGGTCTTCATGACCCAGGTGCTCCCCCACCTGAGCGCGCCCGAGCCCTGCGGGGTGACGGTGGGGGGAGTGGCGTAA